GTTTGGGTACTTCCATAACACATCTTAGGCCTAGTTGTCCCATCTTTAGCATCATCTCCATGTTGCATGGCTGTGATAGAAGATTAGCATCTAAAACATCTACAACGCTGCCTTGCTCTAAGCTTGGCCTTGCCTGCATTTTGTACATACGACACAGTCCCATTTTATTCAAAACTTTGTACAAGAGTTAATGCCTTAATGGCTATTCATTCATGCTAGGTTGAAATCTTCATGAATTTCTAGCCCGAATTTCAGAAAATTCAGGCGGGGAATGAAAGAGGGGACCCCGAGTCCCAAGGTGCTGAGAGGTGGGTCCTGCAACCCAAATTCCCCAAAAATTTTAAGAGACCTTGAGTCCTGATGTGTTGAGCAGGCGAATTATGCACCCCAAATTGCCAAAAAACTTACCTCAGCACTTTGAAGCCCGAGATTCCCTATCTCATTTCCTTTCCGAATTTCTTGAAATCTGAGTAGGGAATTTCAGGATTCCGGTCTAATGAATAAAACATTTTATGATTGAGGCTAGATTCTTGGATTGCTTACCCATTCAATGATATGATAGTTGGATCGATTTTGGCCTGTGTAAACGGCAGGCCGAGCGGCAACAAGTTGCAGTAGAATAACACCAAAGCTATAGACATCACTGAATGGAGTCAAATGGAAGCTCGAACAGTAAGCAGGATCCATGTATCCTGGTGTCCCTTTGACTTGGCTACTGACATGAGATTGGTCCCCAGTAGGTCCTGATTTGACCAACCCGAAATCTGAAACCTTGGCTTCGAACCCATCTCCGATTAAGATGTTACTTAGTTTTATGTCCCGGTGGATTATGCTAGGCTTTACCCCTTCGTGCAAATGAGCAATGCCTGTcaatttttaaaccaaatttattgatttttttttttttgtttattaatttcCATATATTAATGCGGAAATTATTATGTGAGGAACGAACCTTTAGCTGCTCCAATGGCTATAGTTGCCCTCTGCCTCCAAGTTAAGCTCTCTCTTCTTCCTGCTTAGTAATGCACAGTAAGTCAACAGATAAACATAACGAGAAATGTCAGAAACTACACTTTTATCATACCATGTGTCACTAGCAATCAGGTTTTGTTGAAAAGACATATCAAATGGCTGATTGGCACCACATCAACAACTTACCCGTAATGTACTCAAGCAGAGAACCATTTGGTACATATTCATAAACTAATAATCTTCCCCCTTTTGCTCCTGTTCAAggtataaattaagaaagttaaTAAACACAAAGAGAGGGCAACATCGGGATATAGTTTGTACAtggatatcttcttcttcttcttcttcttcttcttcttctctctctctcttgaataTTATTTGCACTTCCATTGCtccatattttgtatatatacatCAGCATAAGGTTCTATCGGCTTAAGTTTTTGGAACAACAAGTGATTTACTGATACTTCTtgggtgatatatatatagttacgtACCTGGTTGTTCACAAAATCCCACCAGACCAACAAGGTTCCTGTGTCTGACTTTTGACAGTAGCCTCACTTCTATTCAAGAAAACACTACACACAATTAtttaccttcttttttcttttcttttcttttttttttttttctgggaaggaagaaattcaaatttcaaaccctGTGCATGCATATATGTTTGAACAAATATGTTAAAACAGCAATATTTGAAGCTCACCATTTCTGAATTCTTCACCGCTCAGGTTTGAGCCAGCATGGGGGCTCTTAATTGCCAGTACTGCTCCTTCTATGCCAAAGGTCCCCTTGTAGACATTCCCAAATGCACCAGACCCCAACAAGCAATCTTGGTTGAAATTGTTGGTAGCCTTCACTAGTTCCTCCGACTGGAATCGCCTCAATTTTATACTCTCATCTTTCAAGCTTCCTAATTGTTATTTTCCCCAATCATAATTCACAGTAATAAGCACAAAGAATGCTACAAACAATTTCAAAGCAGAATGAATTCTTTTCGATTCATATTTTCAGGTCATGGTTTAGTGGCACTCCACACTTGTTCATATTACTAATAGTTTAGGATTGTCGAGATCGACTCCAGACCATGCAATTTAgtgaaaagtaaaagaaaagagagagaaaacaaaatatatagaatTTCCGTGCTTAGACAATAATAATATGCCTACGTCTACGGGAGCGAGTACGATTAATTTCACTATGTCAAAAATATATCGTTTCCCGAAAGGACAGAACTAAAATTTCTCTTATTAGGCAGGGCCAAAACATGAATGAATGACCAAGTTTGATTTTGATAGGAGCTAAACTTAACTTTTTTAggccaaaaaatatatatacttaactatgtataaatattttaagtgttttttgctatatataaatatttaaccataaatacataaatattttaaccatatgattatatataaatttgtaaataaaagaGGGGGAGTGGGGTCATGGCCCTTACCACCCCCCTTAGTTTTCTCTTTGGTCTTCAGTTAAAACACTAACATTGTACGTTGAAATTCTCAATATACCCTTGCCCATATTGGGGGCAAAAAGGGGCCCCTTCTAATTTCTTCTCTGGTCTCTAGTTAAAACCTTAACACAGTACATTGAAATTCTCAGTATACCCTTATCCATACTTGGAGGGCTTTGGCACATGCATCTCTCAACCTATTATTCGACTCTGGCATAACATACAAAAATTAACCAATACTACTACTTCCTCGTTCCGAATATGAGCCATCATCTCTAACATTGGCGTTGATAATCATTCACAAAAGTGCATGCAtaacctttttttaattttatgaagaaagtTATATTCGAACAAAAAGATTACACACCTTTCTGCCTGTAACGTCGCTTGAGAATTGGAAAGAGTACCCTTTTGTATAAGAAGTAAGACAAGACAACCACCAAAACAATAAGAATGCCGAGTATAAGTCTTCCCAACAAATGGCTATGACCGTTGTCTGAAGGCGGCGGTGATGGCGTTGGCAATGGCAATGGTGATGGCGATGGCGATGCTGGTGAAGGCGGTGGTGATGGCGTTGACAATGGCAATGGCAATAGCGATAGCGATGCTCGTGAAGGCGCTACAGAAGGTTGTGTAGCTTCCATTACAGCTCGTATGTATATATGGTCCTGATCTTCTAAAAAGAAAGTGAAGTAATTAAGTGATCTTTAACATGAACACACATTCTTCCATAATTTCATGAAATTGCTTCGTTGAAGATAAGGAGAGAGTGGGGATCGAATATGAAGGGTACATCGATGTACGTGGTATATACAAAAACATTAAACAACTGCCGGCTGTCTATATTTTTGCAGAGTCGATCGCTTTCCATGTCTCGCTTGTGACTTGGTCAGTTGGTCTTCGATCTCTTCAGACGGCACATAGGCCAAAATAGCATGTACATGTACATATACGTCTATGTCTACGTCTACGTCTACGTAAACTCATGCATGTACAACTTAGTTGCCCGAGGAGGCACTTAATCTCCATGCTTCtggaggggtttttttttttctttcttttactaaaaggaaaaaaaaaattacaataagaaGGGGGTGAGAGACCCGAATACATACACCCTACAGTCATAACAATgtgagaaataaaaattaaaacggAAAATGATTTGAAAATGATCGAGTCTCATAGTCCATTAACCAAAAGGTTGAGGAGAGGCTCACCTTGATGGCGGAATTTGTAAAGCGAATTAATGCATagcatgaatataaaattatataggtcaagtctaatcaatttatttaggatccgtttgggtttgcgatttcaaaaaatgtaatttaaaataacgattttaaaatatacgattttaaaaaataatttttaaaaatgcaattaagtgtttattaaaatcgcagtttaccctttaaaattatgcgtttttcAAAAAGCGTCATCttatttgcgatttgaaaatgcagattttctgctttttcaaatcgtaatttttaaaaacgtagttttcaaacgatttatgttctatgatttaatttaaaattacattttttgtctataaaaaTCACAATTCTAAACAC
Above is a genomic segment from Alnus glutinosa chromosome 12, dhAlnGlut1.1, whole genome shotgun sequence containing:
- the LOC133851923 gene encoding probable serine/threonine-protein kinase PBL22 isoform X1; this translates as MEATQPSVAPSRASLSLLPLPLSTPSPPPSPASPSPSPLPLPTPSPPPSDNGHSHLLGRLILGILIVLVVVLSYFLYKRVLFPILKRRYRQKGSLKDESIKLRRFQSEELVKATNNFNQDCLLGSGAFGNVYKGTFGIEGAVLAIKSPHAGSNLSGEEFRNEVRLLSKVRHRNLVGLVGFCEQPGAKGGRLLVYEYVPNGSLLEYITGRRESLTWRQRATIAIGAAKGIAHLHEGVKPSIIHRDIKLSNILIGDGFEAKVSDFGLVKSGPTGDQSHVSSQVKGTPGYMDPAYCSSFHLTPFSDVYSFGVILLQLVAARPAVYTGQNRSNYHIIEWARPSLEQGSVVDVLDANLLSQPCNMEMMLKMGQLGLRCVMEVPKQRPTMTQVWRELEEALYSVENFINKQPPIRGPGRSSSGRGASSRSIDQGPHTSMDRDFSQSFVSVNGVGFQRFHVDMDSLSFQSASLRCLEDNSLSVDFDRNSLNGN
- the LOC133851923 gene encoding probable serine/threonine-protein kinase PBL22 isoform X2, with the translated sequence MEATQPSVAPSRASLSLLPLPLSTPSPPPSPASPSPSPLPLPTPSPPPSDNGHSHLLGRLILGILIVLVVVLSYFLYKRVLFPILKRRYRQKGSLKDESIKLRRFQSEELVKATNNFNQDCLLGSGAFGNVYKGTFGIEGAVLAIKSPHAGSNLSGEEFRNVRLLSKVRHRNLVGLVGFCEQPGAKGGRLLVYEYVPNGSLLEYITGRRESLTWRQRATIAIGAAKGIAHLHEGVKPSIIHRDIKLSNILIGDGFEAKVSDFGLVKSGPTGDQSHVSSQVKGTPGYMDPAYCSSFHLTPFSDVYSFGVILLQLVAARPAVYTGQNRSNYHIIEWARPSLEQGSVVDVLDANLLSQPCNMEMMLKMGQLGLRCVMEVPKQRPTMTQVWRELEEALYSVENFINKQPPIRGPGRSSSGRGASSRSIDQGPHTSMDRDFSQSFVSVNGVGFQRFHVDMDSLSFQSASLRCLEDNSLSVDFDRNSLNGN